In Ruania zhangjianzhongii, the following proteins share a genomic window:
- a CDS encoding carboxyl transferase domain-containing protein, with the protein MPILTTAADPASEEFTANEVAQRALATELHQRLAQVARGGPERSRTRHVQRGKLLPRERIRVLLDPGSPFLEIAPLAAWDLYDGESPGAGVIAGIGTVAGRQVMVLANDATVKGGTYYPMTVKKQLRAQQIAAENRLPCLYLVDSGGAYLPMQDEVFPDADHFGRIFANQATMSAAGIPQLAAVLGSCTAGGAYVPAMSDESVIVRGQGTIFLGGPPLVKAAIGEEVTAEELGGGDLHARTSGVVDHLAEDDPHALAILRDAVATLPPPLPPAWDVHETRPPAVDPDTLYGAVTTDLRTAQDPREIIARIVDGSQTHEFKAEYGATLVTCFARIHGHPVGIVANHGVLLSESAVKGAHFIELCDQRGIPLLFLQNISGFLVGKDAEAGGIAKHGAKMVTAVATTRVPKLTVVVGGSFGAGNYSMCGRAYAPRFLWMWPQARISVMGGEQAAKVLTTVRADQAAARGEEFDDAAAEALAAPVREQYERQGNPYYATARLWDDGLIDPADTRTVLGLALDVCSRTPLPAPGFGLFRM; encoded by the coding sequence ATGCCGATTCTGACCACCGCCGCAGACCCGGCGAGCGAAGAGTTCACGGCGAACGAGGTGGCCCAGCGCGCCCTGGCCACCGAGCTGCACCAGCGCCTCGCGCAGGTGGCCCGCGGCGGTCCGGAACGCTCCCGTACCCGGCACGTCCAGCGCGGCAAGCTGCTCCCGCGGGAGCGCATCCGGGTGCTGCTCGATCCCGGCAGCCCGTTCCTGGAGATCGCGCCGCTGGCGGCGTGGGACCTGTACGACGGGGAGTCTCCCGGGGCGGGGGTGATCGCCGGGATCGGCACGGTCGCCGGCCGGCAGGTGATGGTGCTCGCGAATGATGCCACTGTCAAAGGCGGCACCTACTACCCGATGACGGTGAAGAAGCAGCTGCGCGCCCAGCAGATCGCCGCCGAAAACCGGCTGCCCTGCCTGTACCTGGTGGACTCCGGTGGCGCCTACCTGCCGATGCAGGACGAGGTGTTCCCCGATGCCGACCACTTCGGCCGGATCTTCGCCAACCAGGCGACCATGTCCGCCGCCGGTATCCCGCAGCTGGCCGCAGTGCTCGGCTCCTGCACCGCCGGCGGTGCGTACGTGCCGGCGATGAGCGACGAGTCCGTGATCGTGCGCGGGCAGGGCACGATCTTTCTGGGCGGCCCGCCGTTGGTGAAGGCAGCGATCGGCGAGGAGGTCACCGCTGAGGAGCTCGGCGGCGGCGACCTGCACGCCCGCACCTCCGGCGTGGTGGACCACCTCGCCGAGGACGACCCGCACGCCCTGGCCATCCTGCGCGACGCGGTCGCCACGTTGCCACCACCGCTCCCGCCGGCCTGGGATGTGCACGAGACCCGGCCCCCCGCCGTCGATCCGGACACGCTCTACGGTGCGGTCACCACGGATCTGCGCACCGCCCAGGACCCGCGCGAGATCATCGCCCGGATCGTCGACGGCAGCCAGACCCACGAGTTCAAGGCGGAGTACGGAGCCACCCTGGTCACCTGCTTCGCCCGGATCCACGGCCACCCGGTGGGCATCGTCGCCAACCACGGGGTGCTGCTGAGCGAGTCGGCGGTCAAGGGCGCCCACTTCATCGAGCTGTGCGACCAGCGCGGCATCCCGCTGCTGTTCCTGCAGAACATCTCCGGCTTCCTGGTCGGCAAGGACGCCGAGGCCGGCGGGATCGCCAAGCACGGCGCGAAGATGGTCACCGCCGTGGCCACCACCCGGGTACCCAAGCTCACCGTGGTGGTCGGCGGGTCCTTCGGTGCCGGCAACTACTCGATGTGCGGGCGCGCCTACGCACCGCGGTTCCTGTGGATGTGGCCGCAGGCGCGGATCTCGGTGATGGGCGGGGAACAGGCCGCGAAGGTGCTCACCACTGTCCGCGCCGACCAGGCGGCGGCCCGCGGTGAGGAGTTCGACGACGCCGCCGCCGAGGCACTGGCCGCACCGGTGCGCGAGCAGTACGAACGCCAGGGCAACCCGTACTACGCCACCGCCCGGCTCTGGGACGACGGCCTCATCGACCCGGCGGACACCCGCACCGTGCTCGGTCTGGCGCTGGACGTGTGCTCCCGCACCCCGCTGCCCGCACCAGGCTTCGGCCTGTTCCGGATGTGA
- a CDS encoding TetR family transcriptional regulator, protein MARRTGRRPGNSGAKAQILAAAREQFAENGYEGASIRAIAAAAEVDPALVHHYFGTKEELFVAAVAPPADPGELIPQVIQGDVDHLGERVVRMFLTMLESPGTGPGFRALLRGALANDLSARLLREFFTRQVVRRLTTALDGVVPAGEMPIRADLVASQIFGLVLVRYLIGVEPIASMDHEQVVSAVAPTVQRYLTGDLS, encoded by the coding sequence GTGGCACGGCGGACCGGGAGACGCCCGGGGAACTCGGGGGCGAAGGCGCAGATCCTGGCGGCCGCCCGGGAGCAGTTTGCCGAGAACGGGTACGAGGGTGCCTCGATCCGCGCGATCGCGGCTGCAGCCGAGGTGGACCCGGCCCTGGTGCACCACTACTTCGGCACCAAGGAAGAGTTGTTCGTGGCGGCGGTCGCACCGCCCGCCGACCCGGGTGAGCTGATCCCGCAGGTGATCCAGGGCGATGTGGACCACCTGGGCGAGCGGGTGGTGCGGATGTTCCTGACCATGCTCGAGTCACCTGGCACCGGCCCAGGGTTCCGGGCGCTGCTGCGTGGGGCACTGGCGAACGACCTGTCCGCGCGGCTGCTCCGGGAGTTCTTCACCCGCCAGGTGGTCCGCCGGCTCACTACCGCGCTCGACGGCGTGGTGCCGGCCGGCGAGATGCCGATCCGCGCCGATCTGGTCGCCTCGCAGATCTTCGGGCTGGTCTTGGTGCGGTACCTGATCGGAGTGGAGCCGATCGCGAGCATGGACCATGAGCAGGTGGTCTCCGCGGTGGCCCCCACGGTGCAGCGATACCTGACCGGCGACCTCAGCTGA
- a CDS encoding acetyl/propionyl/methylcrotonyl-CoA carboxylase subunit alpha, protein MTIPFETVLVANRGEIAVRIIATLRALGIRSVAVYSDADDGAPHVLQADVAVRLGPARASKSYLDVAAIIAAARSTGAEAIHPGYGFLSESPALARACAEAQITFIGPRVAALAAMGDKIRAKELARAAGVPVIDGVAEHPADTGHGAPVDGADPGERDRALAEVAASLGFPVLIKPSAGGGGKGMVRAEDAAALPEAIASARRVAAAAFGDDTLLVERFLPAPRHIEVQVLADVHGRMVALGERDCSLQRRHQKVIEEAPATLLDGPTRTRLAEAACAVAASVDYRGAGTVEFLVSAEDPEQFAFLEMNTRLQVEHPVTEAVLGVDLVAWQVRLAAGDRLDLDPGQLHPAGHAVEARIYAERPDAGFLPATGTVHQVRWPVGVRVDAGIDAGSVVSTHYDPMLAKVIATGADRAEALHRLDGALAETVLLGVDTNIGYLRQVLATEDVRAGTADTTFLDTFGATTTATGATAATGTATGATAATGPAAAPRPLPEEAVIAAGLLRHAARWRGGLWAQPSGWRIGAPEPPVYRFETATGGVGVAISGAPEAATAQVLPAAPTRDAAVGVADSDLATPAAPTAAEYPLRQVSLTLRPGSAVEQLLRIDGTTVRVHSTLTEEDLWLHTPARTHHLAIAQPVASTTRAARADAQVRSPMPGTVVAVHVLENDLVAAEDLLVTVEAMKMEYQVRAGSAGRIHLAASVGDQVAAEQVLAHIDPDDPQDHPG, encoded by the coding sequence ATGACGATCCCTTTCGAGACAGTCCTGGTGGCGAACCGCGGTGAGATCGCCGTGCGCATCATCGCTACCCTGCGCGCGCTGGGGATCCGCTCTGTAGCGGTGTACTCCGATGCCGACGACGGCGCGCCGCACGTTCTGCAGGCAGACGTCGCCGTGCGGCTGGGGCCGGCTCGGGCGAGCAAGTCCTATCTGGACGTGGCCGCGATCATCGCCGCGGCCCGATCTACCGGGGCCGAGGCGATCCACCCCGGGTACGGCTTCCTCTCCGAGAGCCCCGCGCTGGCGCGCGCCTGCGCCGAGGCTCAGATCACCTTCATCGGCCCCCGGGTAGCGGCACTGGCAGCGATGGGGGACAAGATCCGGGCGAAGGAGCTGGCCCGGGCGGCCGGGGTACCGGTGATCGACGGCGTGGCCGAACACCCTGCGGACACGGGGCACGGCGCGCCAGTTGACGGGGCCGACCCGGGCGAGCGGGACCGGGCGCTGGCCGAGGTGGCCGCCAGTCTCGGCTTCCCGGTGCTCATCAAGCCTTCGGCCGGGGGCGGCGGCAAAGGGATGGTCCGCGCCGAGGACGCCGCCGCACTACCCGAGGCGATCGCCTCCGCCCGCCGGGTCGCCGCTGCCGCGTTCGGCGACGACACCCTGCTGGTCGAGCGATTCCTGCCTGCACCCCGGCATATCGAGGTGCAGGTGCTCGCCGATGTGCACGGCCGAATGGTGGCGCTGGGGGAGCGGGACTGCTCGCTGCAACGCCGGCACCAGAAGGTGATCGAGGAGGCACCGGCCACTCTGCTCGACGGTCCCACCCGCACCCGGCTGGCCGAGGCCGCGTGCGCGGTCGCCGCGAGCGTGGACTATCGCGGTGCGGGCACAGTGGAGTTCCTCGTCTCCGCTGAGGATCCGGAGCAGTTCGCCTTCCTGGAGATGAACACCCGGCTGCAGGTGGAGCACCCGGTCACCGAGGCGGTGCTCGGTGTGGACCTGGTGGCCTGGCAGGTGCGTCTCGCCGCCGGGGACCGGCTCGACCTCGACCCCGGTCAGCTGCACCCCGCCGGGCACGCTGTGGAGGCCCGGATCTACGCCGAACGCCCGGACGCCGGCTTCCTGCCAGCCACCGGCACTGTGCACCAGGTTCGCTGGCCGGTCGGGGTACGGGTGGACGCCGGGATCGATGCCGGGTCGGTGGTCAGCACGCACTACGACCCGATGCTGGCGAAGGTGATCGCCACCGGCGCCGACCGCGCGGAGGCGCTGCACCGCCTCGATGGCGCGCTCGCCGAGACGGTGCTGCTCGGGGTGGACACCAACATCGGCTACCTGCGCCAGGTGCTGGCCACTGAGGATGTACGCGCCGGCACCGCCGATACCACCTTCCTGGACACTTTCGGTGCCACCACCACCGCCACGGGCGCGACCGCAGCCACGGGCACCGCCACGGGAGCGACCGCAGCCACGGGCCCCGCCGCCGCGCCGCGGCCACTACCGGAGGAGGCGGTGATCGCCGCGGGGCTGCTGCGGCACGCCGCTCGCTGGCGCGGCGGTCTCTGGGCGCAGCCGTCCGGCTGGCGGATCGGTGCGCCGGAGCCACCGGTGTACCGATTCGAGACGGCCACTGGCGGCGTCGGTGTGGCGATCAGCGGAGCGCCGGAAGCAGCGACCGCCCAGGTCCTGCCGGCGGCACCGACCCGCGACGCCGCCGTGGGGGTTGCTGACTCGGACCTGGCCACCCCGGCGGCACCCACAGCCGCCGAGTACCCGCTACGCCAGGTGAGCCTGACCCTGCGGCCGGGCTCCGCCGTCGAGCAGCTGCTCCGCATCGACGGGACAACTGTGCGGGTGCACTCCACCCTGACCGAGGAGGATCTCTGGCTGCATACTCCCGCCAGGACTCACCATCTGGCGATCGCCCAGCCCGTGGCCAGCACGACCCGTGCGGCCAGGGCTGATGCCCAGGTGCGATCCCCGATGCCCGGCACTGTGGTGGCCGTGCACGTGCTGGAGAACGACCTGGTGGCTGCCGAGGACCTGCTGGTGACCGTGGAAGCGATGAAGATGGAATATCAGGTGCGGGCGGGCAGCGCAGGTAGAATCCACCTGGCAGCCAGCGTCGGCGACCAGGTCGCCGCAGAGCAGGTGCTGGCCCACATCGACCCCGACGATCCACAAGATCACCCGGGGTGA
- a CDS encoding acyl-CoA dehydrogenase family protein, with protein MPYGFTAEHLALADQVRSFADDVVRPAAYDYDRKRELPLEIIAQMGQHGMFALPFPAEYGGQDDFVGFCLAVEQISRVDQSLGVTLEAGIGLGALPILRFGTREQRQQWLPALARGEALAAFGLTEAGSGSDASGTATTAQLTDGQWVINGTKQFITNSGTPITSVITITAVTGQLRRPDGSTVPELSAILVPAGTPGLEVGPAYDKIGWHTSDTHPLTLTDVRVPEANLLGERGRGYANFVASLDEGRVAFAALCSGAAEGCLEEALAYAKEREVFGRPLATNQYVAFTLAEMQARVHSARLAWMEAARMMASGERFKLQASLAKLICSQAAVANARDASQLFGGYGFLAENVVARHYRDSKVLEVGEGTTEVQLGVIARELGLCDTGFSHRPADASAAPAAPEAPAAPAAPAAPAAPAASAAPAAPEAPAAPAAPAAPEATG; from the coding sequence ATGCCTTACGGGTTCACCGCGGAGCACCTCGCGCTCGCCGACCAGGTCCGCTCCTTCGCCGATGACGTGGTCCGGCCGGCCGCCTACGACTACGACCGCAAGCGCGAGCTGCCGCTGGAGATCATCGCGCAGATGGGCCAGCACGGGATGTTCGCGCTCCCGTTCCCGGCCGAGTACGGCGGCCAGGACGACTTCGTGGGCTTCTGCCTCGCGGTGGAGCAGATCTCCCGGGTGGACCAGTCCCTGGGCGTCACCCTGGAGGCCGGCATCGGGCTCGGGGCGCTGCCGATCTTGCGGTTCGGCACCCGTGAGCAGCGCCAGCAGTGGCTGCCGGCGCTCGCCCGCGGAGAGGCCCTGGCGGCGTTCGGACTGACCGAGGCCGGCTCCGGGTCGGACGCCTCCGGCACCGCCACCACTGCCCAGCTGACCGACGGGCAGTGGGTGATCAACGGCACGAAGCAGTTCATCACCAACTCCGGCACACCGATCACCTCGGTGATCACCATTACCGCCGTCACCGGGCAGCTGAGGCGGCCGGACGGGTCCACCGTTCCGGAGCTGTCCGCGATCCTGGTCCCGGCCGGCACCCCAGGCCTGGAGGTCGGCCCGGCCTACGACAAGATCGGCTGGCACACCTCGGACACCCATCCGCTCACCCTCACCGACGTGCGCGTGCCGGAGGCGAACCTGCTCGGCGAACGCGGCCGCGGGTACGCCAACTTCGTCGCTTCCCTGGACGAGGGTCGGGTGGCGTTCGCCGCGCTGTGTTCCGGCGCCGCCGAGGGCTGCCTGGAGGAGGCGTTGGCCTACGCCAAGGAGCGGGAAGTGTTCGGTCGGCCGCTCGCGACCAACCAGTATGTCGCGTTCACCCTGGCCGAGATGCAGGCTCGGGTGCACTCCGCGCGGCTGGCCTGGATGGAGGCTGCGCGGATGATGGCCTCCGGGGAGAGGTTCAAGCTGCAGGCCTCGCTGGCCAAGCTGATCTGCTCCCAGGCTGCCGTGGCGAATGCCCGCGACGCGTCCCAGCTCTTCGGCGGCTACGGGTTCCTCGCCGAGAACGTGGTAGCCCGGCACTACCGGGACTCGAAGGTGCTCGAGGTGGGGGAGGGCACCACCGAGGTGCAGCTGGGCGTGATCGCCCGAGAGCTCGGGCTGTGCGATACGGGGTTCAGCCACCGCCCAGCGGATGCATCGGCGGCACCGGCCGCGCCGGAGGCACCGGCTGCACCGGCTGCACCGGCTGCACCGGCTGCACCGGCGGCATCGGCGGCACCGGCCGCGCCGGAGGCACCGGCTGCACCGGCGGCACCGGCCGCGCCGGAGGCCACCGGATGA
- a CDS encoding HpcH/HpaI aldolase/citrate lyase family protein — MSTSSFTLGPALLFCPADRPDRFTKAAERSDGVILDLEDAVANRASAREALVAHPLDPGRTVVRVNGVASGELEEDLSAVRAAGYHTVMLAKMSTPEDVQHLDDLQVLALCETARGVLAAPEIAAEPSVVGLMWGAEDLMVSLGGTSSRFSISTGGVAAPYRPVARHARSRVLLAARAFGKAAIDAVHVDIADMIGLRAEAEDAVASGYTATACIHPDQVPAVRDAYRPTTEAVARARRVLEEASGAGVHRVDDRMIDAPMLAQARAVLDRAEQLGDAD, encoded by the coding sequence ATGAGTACCAGTTCGTTCACCCTCGGACCTGCGCTGCTGTTCTGCCCGGCGGACCGGCCGGACCGGTTCACCAAAGCGGCCGAGCGGTCCGACGGCGTGATCCTCGACCTCGAGGATGCGGTGGCGAACCGGGCGAGTGCCCGGGAGGCGCTGGTGGCCCACCCGTTGGATCCCGGCCGCACGGTGGTGCGGGTGAACGGAGTGGCCTCCGGTGAGCTCGAGGAGGATCTCTCCGCCGTGCGTGCGGCCGGCTACCACACGGTGATGCTGGCGAAGATGAGCACCCCGGAGGACGTGCAGCATCTCGACGACCTGCAGGTGCTGGCGCTGTGCGAGACCGCGCGCGGTGTGCTCGCCGCTCCGGAGATCGCCGCCGAACCGTCAGTGGTGGGGCTGATGTGGGGCGCTGAGGACCTGATGGTCTCCCTCGGTGGCACCTCGAGCCGGTTCTCGATCAGTACTGGCGGGGTGGCCGCCCCGTACCGGCCGGTCGCCCGGCACGCCCGCTCCCGGGTGCTGCTCGCCGCCCGTGCCTTCGGCAAGGCCGCGATCGATGCGGTGCATGTGGACATCGCGGACATGATCGGGCTTCGCGCCGAGGCCGAGGACGCGGTCGCCTCCGGCTACACCGCCACTGCGTGCATCCACCCGGACCAGGTGCCGGCGGTCCGGGACGCGTACCGGCCGACCACCGAGGCGGTCGCCCGGGCCCGCCGGGTGCTCGAGGAGGCCTCCGGTGCCGGCGTGCACCGGGTTGATGACCGGATGATCGATGCGCCGATGCTCGCTCAGGCTCGTGCCGTGCTGGACCGTGCCGAGCAGCTCGGCGACGCGGACTGA
- a CDS encoding ABC transporter permease → MHARLLGATVGRILGQLRHDRPTMALVLLMPIVLLTLVKYMFSGNDPSFQRAALVMLGIFPFVLMFVVTSIAMLRERTSGTLERLLTTPIGKLDILFAYGLAFALAATAQGAVATGLAYWLLGLETAGPVWLVILIAVANAVLGVALGLLCSAFARTEFQAVQFMPAVAIPQILLCGLFVPREQMAGWLEAISNVLPLSYSVEALLEVGANVDPTGVMWRDLGIVLGAVVLALALGGLTLRRRSA, encoded by the coding sequence ATGCATGCCCGGCTGCTCGGCGCCACAGTGGGCCGGATCCTCGGCCAGTTGCGCCACGACCGCCCGACGATGGCGCTGGTGCTGCTGATGCCGATCGTGCTGCTCACCTTGGTGAAGTACATGTTCTCCGGCAACGACCCGTCCTTCCAGCGGGCCGCCCTGGTGATGCTCGGCATCTTCCCGTTCGTGCTGATGTTCGTGGTGACTTCGATCGCCATGCTTCGCGAACGCACCTCGGGCACGCTGGAACGGTTGCTGACCACCCCGATCGGCAAGCTGGACATCCTGTTCGCCTACGGTCTCGCGTTCGCGCTGGCGGCTACGGCCCAAGGTGCGGTGGCCACCGGTCTGGCGTACTGGCTGCTCGGGCTGGAGACCGCCGGGCCGGTGTGGCTGGTGATCCTGATCGCGGTGGCGAATGCGGTGCTCGGCGTGGCGCTGGGGTTGCTCTGCAGCGCGTTCGCGCGCACCGAGTTCCAGGCGGTGCAGTTCATGCCCGCTGTGGCGATCCCGCAAATCCTCCTCTGCGGACTGTTCGTGCCCCGGGAGCAGATGGCTGGCTGGCTGGAGGCGATCAGCAACGTGCTACCGCTGTCCTACTCGGTGGAAGCACTGCTGGAGGTCGGGGCGAACGTCGATCCGACCGGGGTGATGTGGCGGGACCTGGGCATCGTGCTCGGCGCGGTCGTGCTCGCGCTGGCGCTCGGTGGGCTGACATTGCGCCGCCGCAGTGCGTGA
- a CDS encoding GNAT family N-acetyltransferase yields MSHLTSLDRLRTLWPPSLLRARAGDLELRYLDDDLLIELAELAPRGVHDPGTMPFLFPWTRGTPTEVARSVLVYQWRARAAVTAHSWSLELAVLHRGEPVGIQAIEADDFPVARCVTSGSWLGQAHQGQGLGTQMRALMLYLAFEGLGAETATTSAWADNPASNAVSAKLGYRPNGSSRQGREGKPTEHRHYRMDRANFDAQAAAHTELLGHVHLAGVAELRDFLQIPAER; encoded by the coding sequence ATGTCCCACCTCACCTCTCTCGACCGTCTGCGGACCCTCTGGCCGCCGAGCCTGCTGCGCGCCCGGGCTGGTGACCTGGAGTTGCGCTACCTCGACGACGACCTGCTCATCGAGTTGGCGGAGCTCGCCCCGCGCGGGGTGCACGACCCGGGCACGATGCCGTTCCTGTTCCCGTGGACCCGGGGGACGCCTACGGAGGTGGCCCGGAGTGTGCTCGTCTATCAGTGGCGCGCCCGCGCGGCGGTCACTGCCCACAGCTGGAGCCTGGAGCTGGCGGTGCTGCACCGCGGCGAGCCGGTAGGGATCCAAGCGATCGAGGCTGACGACTTCCCAGTCGCCCGCTGCGTCACCTCCGGCTCCTGGCTCGGTCAGGCGCATCAGGGGCAGGGCCTCGGTACGCAGATGCGCGCGCTGATGCTGTACCTGGCGTTCGAGGGGCTCGGCGCCGAGACCGCGACCACCTCCGCGTGGGCGGACAACCCTGCCTCGAACGCTGTCTCCGCCAAGCTCGGCTACCGCCCGAACGGCAGCAGCCGGCAGGGCCGTGAGGGCAAGCCCACCGAGCACCGGCACTACCGGATGGACCGTGCGAACTTCGACGCCCAGGCGGCCGCCCACACCGAGCTCCTCGGCCATGTGCACCTGGCGGGTGTGGCCGAACTGCGCGATTTCCTGCAGATCCCCGCGGAGCGCTGA
- a CDS encoding MaoC family dehydratase translates to MSEQPEPAPREIRQRGLYYEELELDVIYRHAPGRTLTESDNVLFSTLSMNPQALHLDAAWSAGQPFGKPLMNSLFTLATLVGLSVGHLTQGTTVANLGFETVTFPAPLFHGDTLYASTVVQAKRPSNRRPGQGVVTFEHTGHNQHGELVATAVRSALLWFAPTE, encoded by the coding sequence ATGAGCGAGCAGCCCGAACCTGCGCCGCGGGAGATCCGCCAGCGCGGGCTGTACTACGAGGAGCTGGAGCTGGACGTGATCTACCGGCATGCTCCGGGTCGGACGCTCACCGAGAGCGACAACGTGCTCTTCTCCACGTTGAGCATGAACCCGCAGGCACTCCACCTGGACGCCGCCTGGTCGGCTGGCCAGCCGTTCGGCAAGCCGTTGATGAACTCGCTGTTCACCCTGGCCACGCTGGTCGGGCTCTCCGTGGGGCACCTGACCCAGGGCACCACTGTGGCCAACCTTGGCTTCGAGACCGTCACCTTCCCGGCGCCGCTGTTCCACGGTGACACGCTGTACGCCTCGACTGTGGTGCAGGCGAAGCGGCCGTCGAACAGGCGCCCCGGGCAGGGTGTGGTCACCTTCGAGCACACCGGGCACAACCAGCATGGCGAGCTCGTGGCCACAGCGGTACGCTCGGCGCTCCTCTGGTTCGCTCCGACGGAGTGA